The following proteins are co-located in the Tachysurus vachellii isolate PV-2020 chromosome 19, HZAU_Pvac_v1, whole genome shotgun sequence genome:
- the tbx18 gene encoding T-box transcription factor TBX18, whose protein sequence is MAEKRRSPCTMSLKAHAFSVEALIGAEKRRKLDDEDSESCFGEVNEVASLTGNAYGGGRNCDTDCDASPECEDVGSDSPRPASRSSQVHASPPPTSARAAEEVRVELQGSDLWKRFHDIGTEMIITKAGRRMFPAMRVKMTGLDPHQQYYIAMDIIPVDNKRYRYVYHSSKWMVAGNADSPVPPRVYIHPDSPASGETWMRQVISFDKLKLTNNELDDQGHIILHSMHKYQPRVHVIRKECGDELSPVKAVPTGDGVKAFSFPETVFTTVTAYQNQQITRLKIDRNPFAKGFRDSGRNRMGLEALVESYAFWRPSLRTLTFEDIPGMTKQGATGSHGVVGSSAHTHLLSTSPCSSPAFHLATGAGSVCDYSACSRSSHPLHRFATPLTADSYSRLASPAADAFSSTRNPAYVGGSDGETFSCTQTGLPIQIPGMPGHAPQLQYFMPSPAHNAFSTNQSAPSTYNGFRLHSPYGLYGYNFSTSPRLAASPEKMAATQSSVLGSSPSGTLTDRQVLSPVDGLHMLSGSQQSLFDSRTLGLTSSTSQVTAHMA, encoded by the exons atggCCGAGAAGCGGCGGTCTCCGTGCACCATGAGCCTGAAGGCGCACGCGTTTTCTGTGGAGGCGCTGATCGGTGCGGAGAAACGCAGAAAACTCGACGATGAGGATAGTGAGAGCTGTTTTGGGGAAGTAAACGAGGTCGCGAGCCTGACTGGGAACGCGTACGGCGGCGGACGCAACTGTGACACAGACTGTGACGCGTCCC cgGAGTGTGAGGATGTGGGCTCGGACAGTCCTCGGCCTGCCTCGCGGAGTTCTCAAGTGCACGCGTCACCGCCGCCAACAAGCGCGCGAGCAGCAGAGGAGGTGCGCGTTGAGCTGCAGGGCTCGGATCTGTGGAAACGCTTCCACGACATCGGCACGGAAATGATCATCACCAAGGCAGGCAG ACGAATGTTCCCTGCAATGCGAGTGAAAATGACAGGACTGGACCCTCATCAGCAGTACTACATCGCAATGGACATCATACCCGTGGACAATAAACGTTACAG ATACGTGTACCACAGCTCCAAGTGGATGGTAGCAGGAAATGCGGATTCACCCGTCCCACCACGTGTGTACATCCACCCGGACTCTCCTGCTTCTGGCGAGACATGGATGCGACAGGTCATTAGCTTCGACAAACTCAAACTGACCAATAACGAGCTGGACGACCAGGGCCAT ATCATTCTACACTCCATGCACAAGTACCAGCCGCGCGTCCACGTCATCCGTAAAGAGTGCGGCGATGAACTCTCGCCCGTTAAGGCCGTACCAACCGGTGACGGCGTGAAGGCCTTCTCCTTTCCCGAAACGGTGTTCACCACCGTCACAGCCTACCAGAACCAACAG attacAAGGCTGAAAATAGACAGAAACCCATTTGCAAAAGGATTCAGAGACTCTGGAAGAAACAG GATGGGTCTGGAGGCTCTGGTGGAGTCGTACGCTTTCTGGAGGCCTTCACTTAGAACGCTGACGTTTGAGGATATACCAGGAATGACCAAGCAAG gTGCAACAGGCTCTCATGGAGTGGTTGGgtcttcagcacacacacacttactctctacATCACCATGCTCCTCCCCAGCATTTCACCTGGCCACAGGGGCGGGGTCTGTGTGTGACTACTCAGCCTGCAGTCGAAGCAGCCATCCTCTTCACCGATTCGCCACGCCCCTCACTGCAGACTCGTACAGCCGATTGGCCAGTCCTGCAGCCGACGCCTTTTCCTCCACCAGAAACCCTGCTTATGTGGGCGGCTCAGACGGAGAAACGTTTTCCTGCACACAGACTGGCCTTCCAATCCAAATCCCTGGTATGCCTGGTCACGCCCCCCAGCTCCAGTATTTCATGCCCAGCCCTGCTCACAATGCCTTCTCCACCAATCAGAGCGCACCAAGTACGTACAATGGCTTCCGTCTCCACAGTCCATACGGCCTTTATGGATACAACTTTTCCACCTCACCACGACTGGCTGCTAGTCCAGAAAAGATGGCTGCCACACAGAGCTCGGTCCTGGGCTCATCCCCAAGCGGTACTttgacagacaggcaagttcTGTCCCCTGTGGATGGTCTGCACATGCTCAGTGGGAGTCAGCAATCTCTCTTTGACTCACGGACATTAGGGCTGACAAGTTCCACCTCTCAGGTCACTGCCCACATGGCTTGA